One window of the Thermococcus sp. P6 genome contains the following:
- a CDS encoding adenosylcobalamin-dependent ribonucleoside-diphosphate reductase gives MVVEKVMKRDGRIVPFDKERIKWAIQRAMLEVGVHDEKLLNRVVRRVVRRVNELYEGQIPHIENIQDIVELELMRVGLFDVAKAYILYRKKKAEIREEKKKILNKDKLDEIDKRFSINALRVLASRYLIRNKEGKIVESPKELFERVATLAVIPDLLYDERVFSKEGGYERDLRKVEEYLRNPGKFDGLYRVGRFGLNKYHFERLLNLYRELAEKGQMKVDVDEFLEMLERGDFDEYENEIEEYFRLMTEQVFMPNTPALINSGRPLGMLSACFVVPIEDDMESIMKAAHDVAMIQKMGGGCVDGNARIIFENEGEEHLTTMAEMYGRYRTLGEFYDPEYNRWGIRLEEVPVYVRSFDPRNGKIVRGRVRAIWRYELDENVTKYSIKTNKGTRILTSPWHPFFLLTPDFRIVEKRADELRSGDMLIAGMPEEEDVEFNFDYWLAGFIAGDGSMGKNRVRVKGHEYVYDRLRIYDYTLETLERINGYLEKQYGRRYSYQKDRNIHYIDIKAKEITSHYVHLLQGIDEGIPQAILKGGPGAVFSFTAGLFDAEGHVNGKPGVELGMSNKNLVEAITHYLNAHGIKARMREKPRKDGVDYVMHVEEYSSLLRFYELIGKHLQNDEKRNRLEKALERSKGGTFGLSLSFESFKEWAKQFGVEFKTNGSQTVGIIDGEKVSLGQWHKREKVAKATLVRFLRKLIEHVDERKEKEEIKKMLHLIEGLEVAREITTTNEPKTFYDLTVENYQNYLAGENGMVFVHNTGLNFSKLRPEGDFVGSTAGAASGPVSFMHLIDAVSDVIKQGGVRRGANMGILEVWHPDIEKFVHAKEKNVGTNVLSNFNISVGIWEDFWEALREGKRYPLVNPRTGEKVKEIDPKSLFEELAYMAWAKADPGVVFFDVINRRNVLEPAKGEKIRATNPCGEEPLYEYESCNLASINLAKFVKYDENGKPYFDWEEYARVIQRVAKYLDNAIDVNRFPLPEIDRNTKLTRRIGVGMMGLADALFKLGIPYNSEEGFAFMRKATEYLTFYAYKHSVEAAKKRGTFPLYERSRYREGELPVEGFYHRETWNLPWDELVEEIKRHGVRNAMVTTCPPTGSVSMIADTSSGIEPIFALVYKKSVTVGEFYYVDPVFEAELKKRGLYSDEILQKISDNYGSVQGLEEIPEDMQRVFVTAMDVHWLDHLLAQANIQLWLTDSASKTINMPNDATVEDVKAAYLLAYKLGCKGVTVYRDGSLSVQVYSVEGEKKQRVKARPSDYAVEKLRAVVEAEPWLGRFIDVEGILNGTNGKEKTQSMGITFSVSKPSAPAHGPKPEIPKEKVEELLGVAYCPVCYEKDGELVELRMESGCATCPRCGWSKCVIS, from the coding sequence ATGGTAGTTGAAAAAGTGATGAAAAGGGATGGAAGAATTGTGCCTTTTGATAAAGAGCGTATAAAGTGGGCTATACAGAGGGCAATGCTCGAAGTGGGGGTCCATGATGAAAAGCTGCTCAACAGGGTTGTCCGGAGGGTCGTCAGGAGGGTTAACGAGCTCTACGAGGGCCAGATTCCCCACATAGAGAACATACAGGATATAGTCGAGCTTGAACTTATGAGGGTCGGCCTTTTTGATGTTGCAAAGGCCTACATCCTCTACCGCAAGAAAAAGGCCGAGATAAGGGAAGAAAAGAAGAAAATCCTCAACAAGGATAAGCTGGATGAAATAGACAAGCGCTTCTCGATCAACGCCCTCAGGGTTTTAGCGAGCAGGTACCTCATAAGGAACAAGGAGGGTAAAATCGTCGAGAGCCCGAAGGAGCTCTTTGAAAGGGTTGCAACTCTCGCCGTTATTCCGGATCTGCTCTACGACGAGAGGGTTTTCTCGAAGGAAGGGGGATACGAAAGGGATCTTAGAAAGGTTGAAGAATACCTCCGGAATCCCGGGAAATTCGACGGGCTCTACAGGGTGGGCAGGTTCGGGCTCAACAAATACCACTTTGAGCGTTTGCTAAACCTCTACCGCGAGCTGGCTGAAAAGGGCCAGATGAAGGTTGACGTCGATGAATTCCTTGAAATGCTCGAGAGGGGAGACTTTGACGAGTACGAGAACGAGATAGAGGAGTACTTCCGCCTCATGACGGAACAGGTCTTCATGCCCAACACGCCGGCGTTGATAAACTCGGGTAGACCGCTCGGTATGCTCTCGGCCTGCTTCGTCGTTCCAATAGAGGACGACATGGAGAGCATAATGAAAGCTGCCCATGATGTTGCCATGATACAAAAAATGGGCGGAGGATGTGTGGATGGAAATGCTAGGATAATATTTGAGAACGAGGGAGAGGAGCACCTAACAACCATGGCTGAAATGTACGGGCGTTACAGGACTCTGGGCGAGTTCTATGATCCGGAGTACAACCGGTGGGGCATCAGGCTTGAAGAAGTCCCCGTTTACGTCCGCTCCTTTGACCCCCGGAACGGAAAGATCGTTAGGGGAAGGGTGAGGGCCATCTGGCGCTACGAACTCGATGAGAATGTTACAAAGTATAGCATAAAAACCAACAAGGGAACGAGGATTTTAACTTCTCCATGGCATCCGTTTTTCCTGCTTACACCCGACTTCAGGATCGTGGAAAAGCGTGCCGATGAGCTCAGGAGTGGAGACATGCTCATTGCGGGCATGCCCGAAGAGGAGGACGTTGAGTTCAACTTCGATTACTGGCTGGCGGGCTTCATAGCTGGAGACGGGAGTATGGGCAAGAATAGAGTTAGGGTGAAAGGGCATGAATACGTTTACGACAGGCTGAGAATATACGACTACACCCTTGAAACGCTCGAAAGGATAAACGGCTATCTCGAAAAACAATACGGAAGGCGTTATTCCTACCAGAAGGACAGGAACATCCACTACATCGACATTAAGGCAAAGGAAATCACTTCCCATTACGTCCACCTGCTTCAGGGCATAGATGAGGGAATCCCACAGGCAATTCTCAAAGGGGGTCCCGGTGCGGTGTTCTCATTCACAGCCGGCCTTTTCGACGCCGAGGGCCACGTAAACGGCAAACCCGGTGTTGAGCTCGGCATGTCAAACAAAAACCTTGTTGAGGCGATAACCCACTATCTGAATGCTCACGGAATTAAGGCCCGAATGAGAGAGAAGCCGAGAAAGGATGGCGTTGATTACGTTATGCACGTTGAAGAGTACTCATCGCTGCTCAGGTTTTACGAACTCATAGGAAAGCACCTCCAGAACGATGAAAAGAGAAACAGGCTTGAGAAAGCTCTTGAACGGTCCAAGGGTGGGACCTTTGGTCTGTCATTAAGCTTTGAGTCGTTCAAAGAATGGGCAAAACAATTTGGCGTCGAATTCAAGACCAACGGAAGCCAGACGGTTGGAATCATCGATGGGGAAAAAGTTTCACTGGGGCAGTGGCACAAAAGGGAAAAAGTTGCCAAGGCTACACTGGTGAGGTTCCTCAGGAAGCTCATCGAACACGTTGATGAAAGAAAAGAAAAAGAAGAGATTAAAAAGATGTTGCACCTTATCGAGGGTCTCGAAGTCGCCAGGGAAATAACTACAACAAACGAGCCCAAAACGTTCTACGACCTTACTGTTGAGAACTACCAGAACTACTTAGCTGGAGAAAATGGAATGGTCTTTGTCCACAATACAGGTCTTAATTTCTCAAAACTCCGTCCAGAGGGTGATTTCGTTGGTTCAACAGCAGGGGCAGCCAGTGGCCCGGTCAGTTTTATGCACCTCATCGATGCGGTAAGCGACGTCATCAAGCAGGGGGGCGTCAGAAGGGGAGCCAATATGGGTATCCTCGAGGTCTGGCATCCCGACATCGAGAAGTTCGTCCACGCCAAGGAGAAGAACGTGGGGACCAACGTCCTGAGCAACTTCAACATAAGCGTCGGCATATGGGAGGACTTCTGGGAAGCCCTCAGGGAGGGTAAACGCTACCCGCTCGTCAACCCCAGAACGGGGGAGAAGGTTAAGGAGATAGATCCCAAGAGCCTCTTTGAGGAGTTAGCTTACATGGCGTGGGCCAAGGCCGATCCCGGCGTGGTCTTCTTCGACGTCATCAACAGGAGAAACGTTCTGGAACCGGCCAAGGGAGAGAAGATCCGCGCAACTAACCCCTGCGGCGAGGAACCGCTCTACGAATACGAATCCTGCAATTTAGCGAGCATAAACCTCGCAAAGTTCGTGAAATACGACGAAAACGGGAAGCCCTACTTCGACTGGGAAGAATACGCCCGCGTGATCCAGAGGGTAGCCAAGTACCTCGATAACGCCATAGACGTCAACCGCTTCCCGCTACCGGAGATAGATAGGAACACAAAACTCACGAGGAGAATAGGCGTCGGTATGATGGGTCTGGCCGATGCTCTCTTCAAGCTCGGCATACCCTACAACAGCGAAGAGGGCTTCGCCTTCATGAGGAAGGCAACGGAGTATCTGACCTTCTACGCCTATAAGCACTCGGTTGAAGCGGCGAAAAAACGCGGAACCTTCCCGCTCTACGAGAGGAGCAGATACAGGGAGGGAGAACTTCCTGTTGAGGGCTTCTACCACAGGGAAACATGGAACCTGCCATGGGACGAGCTCGTAGAGGAGATCAAAAGGCACGGAGTTAGGAACGCGATGGTAACGACGTGCCCGCCAACCGGAAGCGTTTCGATGATAGCGGATACATCCAGCGGAATCGAGCCGATATTCGCCCTCGTCTACAAGAAGAGCGTCACCGTTGGCGAATTTTATTACGTTGATCCCGTCTTCGAGGCCGAGCTGAAGAAGAGGGGTCTCTACAGCGACGAGATCCTTCAAAAGATAAGCGACAACTACGGCTCCGTTCAGGGGCTGGAGGAGATTCCGGAGGATATGCAGCGCGTTTTCGTCACCGCCATGGACGTTCACTGGCTCGATCACCTTCTGGCCCAGGCTAACATCCAGCTCTGGCTCACGGATTCGGCGAGCAAGACGATAAACATGCCCAACGATGCCACCGTTGAGGACGTTAAGGCCGCTTACCTTTTAGCTTACAAGCTCGGCTGTAAGGGCGTAACGGTCTACCGCGACGGCTCGCTCTCGGTTCAGGTCTACAGCGTCGAGGGAGAAAAGAAGCAGCGCGTAAAGGCCAGACCGAGCGACTACGCGGTCGAAAAGCTCAGGGCGGTCGTTGAAGCGGAGCCATGGCTTGGAAGGTTCATAGACGTGGAGGGCATACTGAACGGCACCAACGGAAAGGAGAAAACCCAGAGCATGGGGATAACCTTCTCGGTTAGCAAACCATCCGCTCCGGCACATGGTCCCAAGCCCGAAATTCCGAAGGAGAAAGTTGAGGAGCTCCTCGGGGTTGCCTACTGTCCTGTCTGCTACGAGAAGGACGGTGAACTCGTGGAGCTCAGGATGGAGAGCGGATGCGCCACCTGCCCGCGCTGTGGATGGAGCAAGTGCGTTATAAGTTAA
- a CDS encoding TasA family protein, with protein sequence MRYETVVAVGILATLLVLSAPARSIFTDVAKSQGNEFGSGEFDIGISKDGNRFYDDLKLFEFSDLKPGDERTFTFYVKNRGEVDVSRLAMVFDIEDLEDGMSSAEEEVDNTPNVGELSGYLTIEELKVYLGNDSWSIDSVKGKSLRELNGTEVELLTEPMKEDEILRVSVTVKFSREAGNECQTDKVIVNVEFNAEQ encoded by the coding sequence ATGAGATACGAGACAGTTGTAGCAGTTGGCATCCTCGCGACTCTGCTGGTGCTCTCAGCCCCGGCGAGATCGATCTTCACGGACGTTGCTAAATCTCAGGGCAACGAGTTCGGCTCCGGGGAGTTCGACATAGGGATAAGCAAGGACGGAAACAGGTTCTACGACGACCTGAAGCTTTTCGAATTTTCGGACCTAAAGCCCGGGGACGAAAGGACGTTCACCTTTTACGTCAAGAACCGCGGTGAGGTGGACGTTTCAAGGCTGGCGATGGTTTTCGACATCGAGGACCTCGAGGACGGCATGAGCTCGGCGGAAGAGGAAGTGGATAACACCCCCAACGTCGGAGAGCTGAGCGGTTATCTGACGATTGAGGAACTTAAGGTCTATCTGGGCAACGATTCGTGGAGCATCGATTCCGTAAAGGGGAAGAGCCTAAGGGAGCTGAACGGAACGGAGGTAGAACTCCTGACGGAGCCCATGAAGGAGGACGAAATTCTCAGGGTCTCGGTGACGGTTAAGTTTTCCCGGGAAGCGGGAAACGAGTGCCAGACCGATAAAGTCATAGTCAACGTGGAATTCAACGCGGAGCAATGA
- a CDS encoding HAD-IIA family hydrolase codes for MLKDIGIVFDMDGVLYRGNEPVEGAKELVSFLREKGIPFIFLTNNSTRDARMYREKLERMGIEVPGDIIITSGLATRLYMERHLRPGKVFVIGGEGLHREMEKLGWGIISLEDARNGLWRDVNYVVVGLDPELTYEKLKYGCLAIRNGAKFIGTNPDTTYPAEEGILPGAGSIIAALKASTGVEPLIIGKPNEPAYEVLRSVLNSKGREEIWMVGDRLDTDILFARRFGMKAVMVLTGVNTLADVEKTGIKPDLVLPSVGELLDYLKTLAEEPE; via the coding sequence ATGCTGAAGGATATCGGTATCGTCTTCGACATGGACGGCGTTCTCTACCGCGGAAACGAGCCGGTTGAAGGAGCCAAGGAGCTCGTAAGTTTCCTCAGAGAAAAGGGCATTCCCTTCATCTTTCTCACGAACAACTCCACAAGGGATGCCCGGATGTACAGGGAAAAGCTCGAAAGGATGGGCATAGAGGTCCCCGGGGACATCATAATCACCTCGGGTCTGGCGACGAGGCTGTACATGGAGAGGCACCTACGGCCCGGGAAGGTCTTCGTCATCGGTGGTGAAGGGCTCCACAGGGAGATGGAAAAACTTGGCTGGGGCATCATAAGTCTTGAAGACGCCAGAAATGGCCTCTGGAGGGACGTAAACTACGTCGTGGTGGGTCTCGATCCAGAACTGACCTACGAGAAACTGAAGTACGGCTGTCTGGCGATAAGGAACGGGGCGAAGTTCATAGGGACGAACCCGGACACGACCTATCCTGCCGAAGAAGGCATTCTCCCGGGGGCTGGCTCGATAATAGCCGCCCTGAAGGCCTCAACGGGGGTGGAACCCCTCATAATAGGAAAGCCCAACGAACCGGCATACGAGGTCCTCAGGAGCGTGCTAAACTCGAAGGGGAGGGAAGAGATCTGGATGGTGGGCGACAGGCTCGACACCGACATCCTTTTCGCCAGACGCTTCGGCATGAAGGCGGTGATGGTTCTGACGGGAGTGAACACCCTTGCGGACGTTGAGAAAACCGGGATAAAGCCGGATCTGGTTTTGCCGAGCGTTGGGGAGCTTCTCGACTACCTGAAAACCCTCGCGGAGGAACCCGAATGA
- a CDS encoding DUF1616 domain-containing protein, which yields MELRDYWDLITIILLSIILDLLILLYPDNLFRKVLGLAFVLFFPGYAFITALFPERKELDNIERLALSFGLSIAIVPLIGLALNYTPWGIRLTPILVSLTAFNILFSIAGIYRRASAVNPWIPGISLERIKEELEWEKSSRLDKALTVVLIIAILSSIATLGYVITHPKPGEKFTEFYILGPGGKAADYPTELFAGENGTVIIGIVNHEYRNVTYYVQIWLVNLTYDSSTNQTHIHSMYLMDTLNVTLPPVPVNVEGNWTPQWETNYTFSIEKPGRWQLWFLLFKDDLPELPPAPADGNYAETEARNLILEAINGTIQSLKLNVNVR from the coding sequence ATGGAACTCAGGGATTACTGGGATTTAATAACCATCATCTTGCTCTCAATCATCCTAGATCTTCTCATTCTCCTATACCCTGACAACTTATTTAGAAAAGTCCTCGGACTGGCCTTCGTCCTCTTCTTTCCGGGCTATGCCTTTATAACCGCCCTCTTTCCCGAGAGGAAGGAGCTCGACAACATCGAGAGGCTCGCCCTGAGTTTTGGCCTCAGCATTGCCATAGTTCCCCTCATAGGCCTTGCCCTTAACTACACCCCCTGGGGGATAAGGCTAACGCCCATTCTCGTCAGTTTAACGGCCTTTAACATCCTTTTCTCCATCGCCGGGATTTATAGAAGGGCCAGCGCCGTTAACCCATGGATTCCGGGGATAAGCCTCGAGAGAATAAAAGAGGAGCTCGAATGGGAGAAATCAAGCAGGCTTGACAAAGCTCTAACGGTGGTTCTCATCATAGCCATCCTCTCTTCAATAGCCACGCTTGGGTATGTCATAACCCATCCAAAACCCGGGGAAAAGTTCACCGAATTTTACATCCTCGGCCCGGGAGGAAAGGCCGCCGATTATCCGACGGAGCTCTTCGCCGGGGAGAACGGAACGGTAATCATCGGCATAGTCAACCACGAATATAGAAACGTTACCTACTACGTCCAGATATGGCTCGTCAACCTGACCTATGATTCCAGCACCAATCAAACTCACATCCACAGCATGTACCTGATGGACACGCTCAACGTCACCCTCCCCCCCGTTCCTGTGAATGTTGAGGGCAACTGGACTCCCCAGTGGGAGACCAATTACACCTTCAGCATAGAGAAACCCGGAAGGTGGCAGCTGTGGTTCCTGCTCTTCAAGGATGACCTGCCCGAACTCCCCCCTGCCCCTGCGGACGGCAACTACGCGGAAACCGAGGCGAGGAACCTTATCCTCGAGGCCATAAACGGCACCATACAGAGTCTGAAGCTCAACGTGAACGTCAGATGA
- a CDS encoding rubrerythrin family protein codes for MKLEELLKKLIWQENELYNLHKLGETFATFERPELVETFQLMAEEELRHRKTLEGMLFGGALKGTTVIDYLESLSLEPLLGDERAEPEGLEELVLEALIRERHAYELYTRLAGILDGSLMHIFKMMAGEELKHAYRLKLIYEGL; via the coding sequence ATGAAACTCGAAGAGCTCTTGAAAAAACTCATATGGCAGGAAAACGAGCTTTACAACCTTCACAAGCTTGGAGAAACCTTCGCAACCTTTGAAAGACCGGAGCTGGTTGAAACGTTCCAGCTTATGGCCGAGGAGGAGTTAAGGCACCGGAAGACCCTCGAGGGGATGCTCTTCGGAGGGGCCCTGAAGGGAACAACCGTCATAGACTACCTCGAAAGCCTCTCCCTCGAGCCTCTGCTGGGGGATGAGCGGGCGGAACCGGAAGGGCTTGAGGAACTTGTCCTCGAGGCCCTGATCCGGGAGAGGCATGCTTACGAGCTCTACACGAGGCTCGCCGGCATTTTGGACGGTTCTTTGATGCACATCTTCAAAATGATGGCCGGAGAAGAACTAAAGCACGCCTACAGGCTCAAACTCATATACGAAGGCCTTTGA
- a CDS encoding ATP-binding cassette domain-containing protein: protein MSNEVLVIRELVCGYDRPLLKASLRLREGEHAIVYGENGTGKTTFLKTIAGLREPFSGEVRILRKKPGRGKPVMREVFFLPEEISLPIELRVKDYVNMISDIYGEKPDEERISRGLEFLGLEHLYNRPIKELSQGQRRKVQLLTAYVLERKLTLLDDPVIGIDEGGEDVVKTIIRELTKDGAVLVTSRRPVDSLNCIPVDDLKP, encoded by the coding sequence TTGAGTAATGAGGTACTTGTTATAAGGGAACTAGTCTGCGGGTACGATAGGCCCCTTTTAAAGGCCTCTCTGAGGTTAAGGGAAGGAGAACATGCAATCGTTTACGGAGAAAACGGGACGGGCAAAACAACCTTTCTGAAAACTATTGCAGGACTCAGGGAACCCTTCTCAGGGGAGGTCAGGATACTCAGGAAGAAGCCGGGGAGGGGAAAGCCGGTTATGAGGGAGGTGTTTTTCCTTCCCGAGGAGATATCCCTCCCGATCGAGCTGAGGGTGAAGGACTATGTAAACATGATCTCGGACATCTACGGTGAGAAACCGGACGAAGAGAGGATCTCCAGAGGTCTGGAATTTTTGGGGCTTGAACATCTCTACAACCGCCCGATAAAGGAGCTCTCTCAGGGACAGCGGAGAAAGGTCCAGCTTCTGACGGCCTACGTTCTCGAGAGGAAGCTGACACTCCTCGACGATCCGGTTATAGGAATCGACGAGGGAGGAGAGGACGTTGTTAAGACCATTATCCGAGAGCTCACTAAGGATGGTGCGGTTCTCGTAACCTCCCGGAGACCGGTAGACAGTCTGAACTGCATCCCCGTTGATGACCTGAAGCCGTAG
- a CDS encoding phosphoribosyltransferase, whose translation MDKVYLTWWQVDRAIFSLADKLRDYRPDVIVGIARGGLIPAVRLSHILGDVEVKVIDVKFYRDIEERMEKPVITIPLHGSLEGKRVVIVDDVSDTGKTLEVVREEVEKAGASEIKIACLSMKPWTSVVPDFYVFRTDKWIVFPWEEFPVVVRE comes from the coding sequence ATGGACAAGGTTTACCTCACGTGGTGGCAGGTGGACAGGGCAATCTTTTCACTGGCCGATAAGCTGAGGGATTACAGGCCTGATGTAATAGTCGGCATTGCGAGGGGAGGCCTAATACCTGCGGTCAGGTTGAGCCACATACTGGGGGACGTCGAGGTTAAGGTGATAGACGTGAAGTTCTACAGGGACATCGAGGAGAGGATGGAGAAGCCGGTGATAACGATCCCGCTCCACGGCTCGCTGGAGGGAAAAAGGGTCGTTATAGTGGATGACGTGAGCGACACCGGAAAGACGCTGGAGGTCGTGAGGGAGGAGGTCGAGAAGGCTGGAGCAAGCGAGATAAAGATCGCCTGCCTCAGCATGAAGCCGTGGACTTCGGTTGTTCCGGACTTCTACGTATTCAGGACCGACAAGTGGATAGTCTTCCCGTGGGAGGAGTTCCCGGTTGTCGTGAGGGAGTGA
- a CDS encoding DUF4350 domain-containing protein, whose translation MRRAVYAIMIAFGIFILVMPLSVPVFYTSADFSLFNTGWNGASSFGKLLYEEADVIPVITPFNSFGIGERTGTLLILGPDLGYSSAEIEEVKRFLDNGGTLVLIDDFGTGNDILKGLNVTARFSGLQPLDVFYSKNYNFPELVRITDPQLGVGVDKLILNVPSVIVGAEGSIYTSKVAILGNNPRQLPVMSELSYGNGKIILFSDPSVFINDMFDRNEPFIRNFAGYIKSDVVYVDEAHHSNFNPYAMGTVVIRRSFDRMKAFYVILGVAVLAIIVESGLALEGAKRFLNLLLGKILKEEGKSLDEVVEELKKEGYDEKILRKIVKEMKTGKKLGG comes from the coding sequence ATGAGGAGGGCGGTTTATGCGATAATGATTGCATTCGGGATTTTCATCCTCGTGATGCCACTGAGCGTTCCGGTATTCTACACCAGTGCGGATTTTAGCCTTTTCAATACCGGATGGAACGGGGCTTCCAGCTTCGGGAAATTGCTCTACGAAGAAGCAGACGTCATACCCGTGATAACCCCCTTCAACTCCTTCGGCATAGGTGAGAGGACGGGCACTCTTTTAATTCTCGGGCCTGATCTTGGGTATTCTTCCGCTGAAATCGAGGAGGTAAAGAGGTTTTTAGATAACGGGGGAACCCTCGTTCTTATAGACGACTTTGGAACCGGAAACGATATTTTGAAAGGCCTGAACGTAACGGCCCGGTTTAGCGGCCTTCAACCTCTGGATGTGTTCTACTCGAAGAACTACAACTTCCCGGAGCTCGTCAGGATAACCGATCCTCAGCTTGGCGTTGGGGTAGATAAGCTGATCCTCAACGTACCTTCCGTGATAGTGGGAGCGGAGGGCTCGATATACACGAGCAAAGTGGCCATTCTGGGAAACAATCCGAGGCAACTCCCGGTGATGAGCGAGCTCAGCTATGGCAACGGGAAGATAATCCTCTTCTCAGACCCGAGCGTTTTCATAAACGACATGTTCGATAGGAACGAACCGTTCATAAGGAACTTCGCAGGGTACATAAAATCTGATGTGGTTTACGTTGATGAGGCCCATCACTCGAACTTCAACCCCTACGCCATGGGGACCGTCGTGATAAGAAGGAGCTTTGACAGGATGAAGGCCTTCTATGTGATACTGGGGGTGGCCGTTTTAGCCATAATCGTTGAGAGCGGCCTTGCTCTGGAGGGGGCGAAGAGATTTTTAAACCTCCTGCTGGGCAAGATTCTTAAGGAAGAAGGGAAAAGTCTGGATGAGGTTGTAGAAGAGCTGAAAAAAGAGGGTTATGATGAAAAGATCCTCAGGAAGATCGTAAAAGAGATGAAAACCGGTAAAAAACTGGGTGGTTAA
- a CDS encoding Ig-like domain-containing protein encodes MNRSIVPIILILLAFSSFGSAMERHFEYEKAYENDRGIYIYSQVILFYSEMTLDRIIAEDNQSLYYANNVETELNLTREEIEFYRSFGIRAKVEDYLPTFLDLGRGIKRIALGQNLFLENIEEVRETGDYQAYINASLGLEMMGEGISKAEGALTNIENFEFVDEDNSTLRLDTSSLREKLEKIKKMYSGYERVLSTYKVLPPDFFLLYASNLNPFVQENVTFYGYAPNFTTVNLHIGNLTVVLNVKNDRFSFVYSFDRIGNYEVFATGIRNGSLERSNTLKISVLRIPTRIILSSGESAYINQSVNVRGVLLDHYGNALGGEELFVEYDQGKFRVSTLENGAFSFNVTARESGKKLLNVSYAGSDVYAGSSAFLSLTFLKYPVRIEIKTDKESFKVGEEVKIRGTVSGVRREIPVIVYVDGKPHAEVHTMGDFEVDVVFNETGDHGVYAIFPGDDYYERARSNTITLKIVSFSLFETFLIILIVALLFGIAFLGYRLYRRAHRGMSDEEFVALLKAMEEAKKDKDVRKFRSLREMYREIYHKLIRHYGLKTSLTPRELVSRLKGESFAYHLEKITTIYERHFYGKKILRRREVLEYLRHVAGFIVSFIVGEEL; translated from the coding sequence ATGAATAGGAGTATTGTTCCAATCATTCTCATACTTTTGGCCTTCAGCAGCTTTGGATCAGCCATGGAAAGGCATTTTGAATATGAAAAGGCCTATGAGAACGACAGGGGGATCTACATCTACTCCCAGGTTATTCTCTTCTATTCAGAAATGACCCTTGACAGGATAATCGCGGAGGACAACCAAAGCCTCTATTATGCCAATAATGTTGAAACAGAGCTCAACCTAACCCGGGAGGAGATAGAATTCTACAGGTCGTTTGGAATAAGGGCAAAGGTTGAAGATTATCTACCCACCTTCCTTGATCTCGGGAGGGGAATTAAGAGGATAGCCCTCGGCCAAAACCTCTTTCTGGAAAACATAGAGGAAGTTAGAGAGACTGGTGATTATCAGGCCTACATCAACGCGAGCTTAGGTCTGGAAATGATGGGCGAGGGAATTTCCAAAGCCGAGGGGGCCCTCACTAATATCGAGAATTTTGAGTTCGTTGACGAGGACAACAGCACCTTAAGGCTTGACACCTCATCCCTCAGGGAAAAGCTGGAGAAGATCAAGAAGATGTATTCCGGTTATGAGAGGGTTTTGAGCACCTATAAAGTTTTGCCTCCTGATTTCTTCCTTCTATACGCCTCCAACCTTAACCCCTTTGTCCAAGAAAACGTCACCTTTTACGGTTATGCACCCAACTTCACCACCGTCAACCTTCACATTGGAAACCTGACAGTTGTCCTTAATGTTAAGAACGATCGATTTTCCTTTGTCTATTCCTTCGATAGGATTGGTAACTACGAGGTCTTTGCAACCGGCATTAGGAACGGGAGCCTTGAGAGGTCCAACACTTTAAAAATAAGCGTTTTGAGGATCCCCACACGGATAATCCTTTCCTCAGGTGAGAGTGCGTACATCAACCAGAGCGTGAATGTAAGGGGTGTTTTGCTGGATCATTATGGAAACGCATTGGGCGGGGAAGAGCTTTTCGTTGAGTATGATCAGGGAAAGTTCAGGGTTTCAACCCTCGAGAACGGGGCTTTTTCCTTCAACGTTACCGCCCGTGAAAGCGGGAAAAAACTTCTGAACGTCAGCTATGCCGGGAGTGATGTCTATGCCGGAAGTTCGGCCTTTCTGAGCCTTACCTTCCTCAAGTATCCCGTTAGAATTGAGATAAAGACCGATAAAGAGAGCTTCAAGGTTGGGGAGGAGGTTAAGATACGCGGAACCGTTAGCGGGGTCAGAAGGGAGATTCCGGTTATAGTTTACGTCGATGGCAAACCCCACGCAGAAGTTCATACAATGGGGGACTTTGAGGTTGACGTTGTCTTCAACGAAACCGGGGACCATGGGGTCTATGCCATCTTTCCGGGCGATGATTACTATGAGAGGGCCAGATCAAATACGATAACCCTTAAAATCGTAAGCTTTTCCCTTTTTGAGACCTTCCTAATCATTCTCATCGTAGCCCTCCTATTCGGGATAGCGTTCTTAGGTTACAGGCTCTACAGGAGGGCCCATAGAGGGATGAGCGATGAGGAGTTCGTAGCCCTCCTGAAGGCAATGGAGGAGGCTAAAAAGGATAAAGACGTTAGAAAGTTCAGGTCCCTAAGGGAGATGTACAGGGAGATTTACCACAAGCTCATCAGGCACTACGGCCTAAAGACCAGCTTAACGCCAAGGGAGCTCGTGAGCAGGTTGAAGGGGGAGAGCTTCGCCTACCATCTGGAAAAGATCACCACCATTTACGAGAGGCACTTCTATGGAAAGAAAATCCTCAGGAGAAGAGAAGTCTTGGAGTACCTCAGACACGTGGCCGGTTTCATAGTGTCTTTCATAGTGGGGGAGGAGCTATGA